The Helicobacter ibis DNA segment GAAAGATTTAAGAGTGGAACTTTTTTAGATTTCTTAAAAATCTCTGGTATTGCAAGTGGAACTCTGAATATTATGTTTGATCTACTATCAGATTCAGAGATTAGAAGCTATATTTTTAGAAATTTCTTATATGAAATTCCAAGTATTGGCAAAAAATATTTCCTACAAGAAGCCAAAAAAATAATACCTTCAATAAGACTAGAAGATCTATCATATGCAAGTGGTTTTGGAGGCATAAGACCTCAAGTGTTAGACAAAAAAGAAAAGAAACTAATACTTGGAGAAAAAAAGATTAAAAGCAACAAAGGAATAACCTTTAACATGACGCCAAGTCCAGGTGCAACTAGCTGTCTAAAAAATGCACTAGTAGATATGATGGAGATAACAGAATATCTAGGTGCTAAAATAAATATGGAAAAAGTAAATAAAGAATTAAAAGAGGATAGCTTGGAGTGGCTTATTGATTGATCTTTTAAGTTATAGCTTTATACATAATGCAATAATTGGCTCTTTTTTTACAAGCGTAATTTGCGGAATCATAGGCACTCTTGTAGTGGCCAATAGAATTGTATTTCTAGCTGGTGGAATAGCACATAGTGTATATGGTGGAGTTGGGATTTCTGTGTTTTTTGGATTACCAATTTTGCTTGGTTCTACACTCTTTAGCGTTATATGTGCATTAATCTTATCTTATATGCTATTAAGATCCAAAGAAAGGATAGATTCAATAATTGGCTCTCTATGGGCTTTTGGCATGGCATTGGGGATTATACTAGTAGAGCTAACGCCTGGATATAGCAAAGATTTTATGAGTTTTCTTTTTGGTAGCATTTTAAGCATTGGTTTGCATGATATTTACTATATGTCCAGCTTTAGCGTATGCTTGGTGCTATTTATATTTTTGTTCTATAAAGCAATAATAGCCGTTATGTATGATAGTGATTTTGCTTATTTAAGAGGTATAAATACAAATCTTTTTAGCACTATTTTGATGGTTTTAATCGCTTTGGGAATTGTGCTTAGTATGCAATCAGTTGGAATTATACTAATAGTAGCCTTACTTAGCATACCTGCATATATTTCAGAGCTATTTTGCAAGAATCTTTATACAATGATGTTACTATCAAGTGTTATTTCATTTATATCCTCAATACTTGGTATTGTTCTTGCGTACTTTTATAATCTACAAGCAGGTTCTAGCATTGTTCTAGTTTTAAGTATAATATCAGCAATAATGTTCTTATCTAAATATGTTTATAGTAAATTAATACAAAGGGTATGAATGAAGGAACTAGTAGAATCGCTTTTAAAATACACAAAAATTAATCCAGAGACAATATCTATTGATGTTTTTAATTTAATACTTTTGCAAAACAAAACTCAAATATTAGAATGGATAACCTCTGATACATTTAAAAAAACATATAAAAACAATAAATATGCTCCAATGTTCAATCCAGACACTTTTAACTATCTAAATGTATCACCAGAGTTAGCATGGACATTAAATATGCCACTACCTCCATACTTCAACTTCTATATGATAGCCTCACACGCTACTGGAAATAATGCTATGTGGGATGCCCTAAAAGTGGCGGGGGGGGGGGCAGAAATAATCTCTTCTCAAAGTGGGCAAGCATTTGAACAATACTCTTATCTCTATCAAACAATCTTAAAATATAATAATAAATACAAATTTACATATATATCACTAAATAATTTTGTTGTTAATGATGAAAATGCAGATAAATTATATGCTCTAATGCCATATAAAGACGCATTCTGTCTCTTTAGAGATCCTATATCTTTGCTTTCTTCATGTATTAATATACAACTAAACAACCCAAATATACCAAGAGATATAAACTTAACTTACAATATAGACGAAATTATAAAGAATGCTGTTGCATATGGCTGTGGATACAACTTTAATAAATTTCCAAATTTAGATTTAATCCCTTTTTATGTCGCATTTAGATATATGCATTTTAATACCACAAACTTTTTAGAAAAATTAATAAATTTAGATATGAGCAATATGCTATTTATTGATACTAGCGAGATAGTAGGAGAAGGTATTATTGAAGTTTTAAAAAGATTATCTAGTAAATTTAATTTTCCACTAGATAGCCAAGCTTTAGAGTTAAATAAAGATAGGCTTACAAATCAAAAGACAAAATACCTATCCTTGATTGGCTTTAATTTACACATAAATGATATTGACATACATAAGAAAATAAACTGCATGGACAATGAAACGATTAACCATAAAGATAGTATTATAATTTCTATACAAAATGATTTACACCAAAAAGAATGCAACATTACAGAAATGTTTTTTAAAAAAGAAACAATAAAAGGCATCACAATAAGCACTACTTATGAGCACTATAAAAAGTTTATACAAAATCAACAAATAATAAAAGTAGCACATGGTTTCTTACATAAATTCATAAACCTAATACTAGAACAACAAAAAATAGAAGATAGTAAAAAAGTGGATTTAGACACCATAATAGATTATTTATTAGAGAATAAAACGACACTTGAATACTTTTTAAGCACTATAGAACACTATAAAAAACCACTACTTAAAAACAATAGGAAAGATATTATAGAAAAATGGAAACATTATGCAAAACTTTTAGAAAAAGCAAAGTAGAATCCTAAATTTAGGAGAAGATATGGAATATATAGAAAACATCGCAAAAAGAGCAATAAAAATTGCAATTATCTCATGTGTAATTACTACAATTTTTGCATTTATAAGTTTATGGATTATGCTAAATCAAATAACCGCCACTGCAAATCTAGTAAAAGAACACAGAGAATTACAAAAAAAAGTAGAGCTATTAGAGCAAAATCAAAAAGTGGAATAAAAAATGCTTTAACACCATTTAAACCATAAATAAGGAGTTTAAATGGTATCTTCTATAAACCAATTTAATACAGGGAATGTATATCAAACTACACAACCAAAAGAAGCAACACAAGTAGCACAACTAGAATCTAATAGCGAAAACTCTCCAGTTGAGATTCAAGAATTGCCAAATGTATCAAATCAAACTTTAGAGATTCGTAAATTCACAGATGGTATCAAAGGTGCCAATGAAATGATAGGTGCAATGCAGATAGCAGATATAACGATAAATGCCATAAGCAATCAACTAAAAAGTGGTACAACAAATGTAAGTGCTCTAGATTCAACGGCAAAAGCAGCACAATTTAAAAATGAGCCATTGTTTGGTAAAGAGCTAAATTTACAATTAGCAGGAGAGAACATATCTGTTAGCCTACCTCTTCCTAGTCAGCTTGGTGAATTCCTGCCAAACAAACTAAGCGAAAAACATGATGAAATAATAGAAAAGATGACTGCAATTAGCGGACTAATAGAAAAAGCCAGTCTTCCTATTTCTAATAATAGCGGAAATTACGACTTTGAAAACTTTGATGCCAATACATTTAAAGATTTATTTAAATAAATAGAATCTAAAGATTCTATTTATTTCTAAATTTCATATCTATTATAGAATGGAAATCAATTTCTATATTTTGAAATTTAGATATAACATCTTTTGGCAAATATCTTTCTTTAAAATACTCGATAATGCTACCTTTCGGATATGTATGATTTTTAGGCAATCCATTTCTCTCCCACATGGCATTCCACATATGGAGACAGTAAGCATTGCTAAAATCTACTATAGCATATGGAGAAATAAATTTTTCGATACAAAACCAATCAATTTCACAAAATACATTTGGACCAGCTACATGACTTTGTAGATTGTTTAAATTTATAAACTCGCTCAAAAAAACAGGACCAATAACACCCCATGGTATTTTGTCTATTTTTGTATTTCTATTCGAAAAATAAGAATCTATTTTATTTTTAGCAATAAAATTTATACTATTCATTACTTCACTATCTTTATTTGACTTTATCACACAAGTGGCAGCTTGAATTCCACTAGAATAAAGTTTCCTTTCACTAGCAAAAACAATATTATCTCTAATAACACTAAAATCTCTAAGGCATATGGTATCCATATCAACCCACCAACCACCAAACTTACACAATAATGAATATCTAAAATAATCGCTAAATGCTGCTATCCCGCCACCAGCACCAGTATCAAAAAACATTTCTCTTTTATTTATAATTTCATTAGCATCTCTTATTTCAAATAATTTAGAATTATCCACATAGCTTATGCAGTCTCGCAAAAATAGCATATAAGGATCTTTTGGATTGTAAGTATATAAGATAAATTTATTATTATTTGCTATATAGGAGGCTATACATAAAACTTCATTTATGCTAACTCTATCTACACTTCCTGTTTTATCATACCAAAAGCTATAAACAAAGGCATCACTATTACACATAAATAATACCTTTATATTTATTGTGCCTTTCTATGATATATATATATATATATATATGGTCATACTACTTCCTTTCTTCTAGCTTTGAAGCAAGAAGTTTATCAAGCACTTCTACAACTCCATCGGATGCAATCTCACCACTTTTAAATGCAGACATAATATCAGCACAAGATTTTTCATTCTCAATACCATTTGCTCTAAATATATCTAACGCATTATTGAAGTTATCATGCACACCAGCATGAACTTGTTCTAATGAAGCATAATCAGGCAATTTACTAAAAAATTGCTTACCTGCACCTTCTTCATACCACTTTCCAAGCCTACACTCATGATGATTTGCAAGTTTTATTTCTCTATTATCATCTATGATAGCTTTATAACCATTCATTTTAAACAATAAGTGATCTAATTTTACAAGTCCTATAAATGTAGTATCAAGCACATTTTCAGAATCTTTTCTAACATTCATTGATGTTTGAGCAACTTCAGAGAATCTAGCAACCTCTCCATTTACATTTTCCATTTCATCTACTATATCTTCTGTTGTGCTTTGAACTTCAGAGAAATTTTGTCTTAAAACTTGAATATTCATTTCTATTTCTTTTGTAGCCTTTTGAGCTCTCTCTGCTAATTTTCTTACTTCATCTGCTACTACTGCAAATCCTCTACCATGTTCTCCTGCTCTTGCAGCTTCAATAGCTGCATTAAGTGCTAGTAGATTTGTTTGATCGCTTACATCTGTAATTAAATTTATCACATTGCTAATCGAATCTAAATCTTGATATACTTGAGTGATCATAGCCTGAAAACCAACTAGTTTCTCGCTTACTCCAGATATAGTCTCACTTATATTTGTTTCTAGTGTTCTTGTTTGTTCGTAATTTTTCAAAGAATCATGCTCTGCATGTTTTAACATATCAACTGATACAGAAAAATTATCTTGTAATATTTTAAGATTCTTAGCACATGAAGAAATAATCATATTTAGCATCTCACCACATAATTTATTCTTATTTGCCTCACTAAAACAACCAAAACTATCTAATTGTTGTTGCAATTCTTCATTTTTTGTATTGTAAGTTCTTAAATTATTTTCTAAAGATTCTACTTTTTGTCTTAATAGTTTGTTTTCTTGCAATAACTCTTCTTCTCTTTTACTGTTACCAAACATCAGTCTCTCCTCATTTATATTTTCACAGATTTTACAATAAAAATTTTAGTATTGTAAAATACACTGATACAATATCCAATTTCTTAGTCCAATCTTCTAATTATTTCCTCTTTAGCAAACCTTGTCTTTTTGGTTATATCACAAATTTTAGCCTTACCTACCACCAATATTATTGATGATCTCTCTTTAGTTACATCAAGCTTTAAATAACTATCCAACAAATCATTATCAAATCCACCTATAATACAAGAATCTAAACCAATAGCCTTTGTTGCATTTGCCAAATTCCCCAATGCCAAAAATGTCTGTTCTCTTGCATATGCGTATTTTTGGTTAATATCCATAGAATCTATAAAGGGCTTATATACTTTTATTCTTTTATCTAATTCTTCTTGCGACATATTTCTTTTTTGTAACTTTTCTACAAAGTATTCGCCAAAGTCGAGTCTAGCAACAAGTATAATAATTGCTCCACAAGCACCTACATGATTTTGATTTTTTGCAATTTTACATATTTCTTGTTTTCTTTCTTTGTTGGTTGTCACATAGAATCTCCAAGGCTCTAACCCCAATGAACTAGGAGATAATCTACCTGCTTCTAAAATATAATCTAATTGTTCTTTTGGGATACTTTCATCGCCAAACTCTCTACAAGCATATCTTTGCTCAATTATTTTTTTAAATGTATCCTCCATTATACCCCTCCTTATTTTTATAGATTCAATAAATACTCTCTAGCACTATCTTTATTATCTATTGGGCTTCTCTCTATTGTATTGCCTTCAAAATTCACCTTATATAAACTACCAGCTTCAGTCTTTCCATATGCTAGAGTAATTGCAATTGCTAATTCTTTATCCTCATTTGTTGCTTCTTTTTCTATGAGTCCTAATGGTCCTTTGCAATCTACAAGCTCTATTTTGCTCATTTTAGGGTGATTAAATGATAGCTTTTCATTCTCATCTTGATTTCTAGCTATCACACATCTAGCACCATTTGGAAGCACAAAATACCTGCCATACTTTACAAGCTCCATATCTTCAAAAATAACTTCTCTATGACCATGCAAGTCTTTTATTTTGTTTGCTATGCTTGTATCTGTTAATAAACAACCACCACCAGGCTTCTCAAACACTTCAATGCCATAATCTTTTACAAGTTGCAATTGCCTATCTCTACCCCTACCATGTATATCAAGTAATTTTTCTCTATCTACCCAGCCATTTATCTCTGGTATTGTTGGAGGAAGCAACTTAGCACACATAGGACGCAAAATAAGCCCCTCTCCGCCACATAACCTCTCAACCTGCCCTAAAGCTTCACTTCTTTGACTCTTTGGTCTTTGACCTAATACCTCACCACTAATTACAAAACTGGCACCCTCTTCTTTCATCATGGATAAAGCATGAGAGAACATATTAGCATGGCAATCAATACATGGATTAAAGAATCTCCCATAGCCATATTTTGGCTTAAAAAGCACATCTTCAAAGAATTGCTTTTTAATATCTACTATTTTTAACTCAACTCCAACCTGTTTTAGTGTGTTTCTTAAAATCTCACTTTTATCTTTTCTTGCTCCAAAGCCTATGTTAAAATGAACCGCCAATACATCAATCCCTAAATCTTTTATAATCTTAATAGACAATAAACTATCAAGTCCGCCACTAAATAGAGCTAATGCTTTCATATATTACTAATTCTCCTGTTTTTAAAATTTTTAAATATTTTTGATAATTATCAAGCAAAGCAAGTTTTGTTGTAATATCAATAGTAGAATCTTGCTTTACTAACGCTATCTTATCATCATAATGCTTAGCAATAATCATAATTATTTGTTCTTTTAGCTCCTTTTTATTTAATGCAATTACATTTTCATCGCACATAATAGCTATTAGCTCACTATCTTCTAGCTCTCCATTTAGTAGCTTTAAATACGCACCTCTTTGTGATTTGAACATATCTATATCAAGATAATTCAATGCCAAATCAAGCAGAGATTCATCTTCCAAAATACTTTTAATAACGCATTTTTCAGCAATTCCATAAAAAGAATCGTTTCTTATTTTACTTTGTAATACTTCAAATGGTTTATTTATTTTAATTAAATGTTGAGGGATATTTAGCCTATATGACAACCACGACTTATACTCCTCAAAGACAACTACGGATAACTGCTTTAAAAACGATATAGATTCATTTAGACAAGAATCTTTTTGCATTGGATTTTGTAAATCATATTTGTTTAAAATATCCACAAGCACAAATTCTATTAGTGGAATTGGATTTGAAAATAACTCTTTTAATTCCTTTATCTTACCACATTGCACCATATCTGCTGGATCTAGCCCATCTTTAAAGATAACAACTCCACCATCTTTTCTAGCTAGAGATAATAAATTTGCAGCTTTTAGTGCCGCACTAATCCCTGCTCTATCTCCATCATAGGCTACTATTACTTTTGGATT contains these protein-coding regions:
- a CDS encoding DUF2972 domain-containing protein gives rise to the protein MKELVESLLKYTKINPETISIDVFNLILLQNKTQILEWITSDTFKKTYKNNKYAPMFNPDTFNYLNVSPELAWTLNMPLPPYFNFYMIASHATGNNAMWDALKVAGGGAEIISSQSGQAFEQYSYLYQTILKYNNKYKFTYISLNNFVVNDENADKLYALMPYKDAFCLFRDPISLLSSCINIQLNNPNIPRDINLTYNIDEIIKNAVAYGCGYNFNKFPNLDLIPFYVAFRYMHFNTTNFLEKLINLDMSNMLFIDTSEIVGEGIIEVLKRLSSKFNFPLDSQALELNKDRLTNQKTKYLSLIGFNLHINDIDIHKKINCMDNETINHKDSIIISIQNDLHQKECNITEMFFKKETIKGITISTTYEHYKKFIQNQQIIKVAHGFLHKFINLILEQQKIEDSKKVDLDTIIDYLLENKTTLEYFLSTIEHYKKPLLKNNRKDIIEKWKHYAKLLEKAK
- a CDS encoding glycosyltransferase — its product is MCNSDAFVYSFWYDKTGSVDRVSINEVLCIASYIANNNKFILYTYNPKDPYMLFLRDCISYVDNSKLFEIRDANEIINKREMFFDTGAGGGIAAFSDYFRYSLLCKFGGWWVDMDTICLRDFSVIRDNIVFASERKLYSSGIQAATCVIKSNKDSEVMNSINFIAKNKIDSYFSNRNTKIDKIPWGVIGPVFLSEFINLNNLQSHVAGPNVFCEIDWFCIEKFISPYAIVDFSNAYCLHMWNAMWERNGLPKNHTYPKGSIIEYFKERYLPKDVISKFQNIEIDFHSIIDMKFRNK
- a CDS encoding argininosuccinate synthase domain-containing protein, whose product is MKALALFSGGLDSLLSIKIIKDLGIDVLAVHFNIGFGARKDKSEILRNTLKQVGVELKIVDIKKQFFEDVLFKPKYGYGRFFNPCIDCHANMFSHALSMMKEEGASFVISGEVLGQRPKSQRSEALGQVERLCGGEGLILRPMCAKLLPPTIPEINGWVDREKLLDIHGRGRDRQLQLVKDYGIEVFEKPGGGCLLTDTSIANKIKDLHGHREVIFEDMELVKYGRYFVLPNGARCVIARNQDENEKLSFNHPKMSKIELVDCKGPLGLIEKEATNEDKELAIAITLAYGKTEAGSLYKVNFEGNTIERSPIDNKDSAREYLLNL
- a CDS encoding metal ABC transporter permease, producing the protein MIDLLSYSFIHNAIIGSFFTSVICGIIGTLVVANRIVFLAGGIAHSVYGGVGISVFFGLPILLGSTLFSVICALILSYMLLRSKERIDSIIGSLWAFGMALGIILVELTPGYSKDFMSFLFGSILSIGLHDIYYMSSFSVCLVLFIFLFYKAIIAVMYDSDFAYLRGINTNLFSTILMVLIALGIVLSMQSVGIILIVALLSIPAYISELFCKNLYTMMLLSSVISFISSILGIVLAYFYNLQAGSSIVLVLSIISAIMFLSKYVYSKLIQRV
- a CDS encoding nitroreductase family protein, whose amino-acid sequence is MEDTFKKIIEQRYACREFGDESIPKEQLDYILEAGRLSPSSLGLEPWRFYVTTNKERKQEICKIAKNQNHVGACGAIIILVARLDFGEYFVEKLQKRNMSQEELDKRIKVYKPFIDSMDINQKYAYAREQTFLALGNLANATKAIGLDSCIIGGFDNDLLDSYLKLDVTKERSSIILVVGKAKICDITKKTRFAKEEIIRRLD
- a CDS encoding DUF5408 family protein, translated to MEYIENIAKRAIKIAIISCVITTIFAFISLWIMLNQITATANLVKEHRELQKKVELLEQNQKVE
- a CDS encoding CZB domain-containing protein gives rise to the protein MENVNGEVARFSEVAQTSMNVRKDSENVLDTTFIGLVKLDHLLFKMNGYKAIIDDNREIKLANHHECRLGKWYEEGAGKQFFSKLPDYASLEQVHAGVHDNFNNALDIFRANGIENEKSCADIMSAFKSGEIASDGVVEVLDKLLASKLEERK